In Phaseolus vulgaris cultivar G19833 chromosome 10, P. vulgaris v2.0, whole genome shotgun sequence, a single genomic region encodes these proteins:
- the LOC137818140 gene encoding protein TOPLESS-like, with amino-acid sequence MSSLSRELVFLILQFLDEEKFKETVHKLEQESGFFFNMKYFEDEVHNGNWDEVEKYLSGFTKVDDNRYSMKIFFEIRKQKYLEALDKHDRSKAVEILVKDLKVFATFNEELFKEITQLLTLENFRENEQLSKYGDTKSARAIMLVELKKLIEANPLFRDKLQFPNLKNSRLRTLINQSLNWQHQLCKNPRPNPDIKTLFVDHSCGQPNGARAPSPANNPLLGALPKAGGFPPLGAHGPFQPTPAPVPTPLAGWMSNPTTVAHAAVSGGGAIGLGAPSMPAALKHPRTPPTNPSDYPSGDSEHVAKRTRPIGISDEVNLPVNVLSATFPGHGQHSQAFNAPDDIPKAVVRTLNQGSSPMSMDFHPVQQSLLLVGTNVGDIALWEVGSRERLVSRNFKVWDLSACSMPFQAALVKDPGVSVNRVIWSPDGALFGVAYSRHIVQIYSYQGGDEIRHHLEIDAHVGGVNDLAFSHPNKQLCVITCGDDKTIRVWDAASGAKQYTFEGHEAPVYSVCPHHKENIQFIFSTALDGKIKAWLYDNLGSRVDYEAPGRWCTTMAYSADGTRLFSCGTSKDGESSIVEWNESEGAVKRTYQGFRKRSLGVVQFDTTKNRFLAAGDDFSIKFWDMDNVQLLTTVDADGGLPASPRIRFNKDGTLLAVSANENGIKILANGDGIRLLRTLENSLYDASRASEALTKPTINPISAAAAAAAAAATSAALAERASSVVAIAGMNGDTRNMGDVKPRISEESNDKSKVWKLTEINEQSQCRSLKLPENVRVTKISRLIYTNSGNAILALASNAIHLLWKWQRNERNSSGKATATLQPQLWQPSSGILMTNDIADSNPEDAVPCFALSKNDSYVMSASGGKISLFNMMTFKTMTTFMPPPPAATFLAFHPQDNNIIAIGMDDSSIQIYNVRVDEVKSKLKGHTKRITGLAFSHVLNVLVSSGADAQICVWNTDGWEKQKSRFLQLPPGRTPPAQSDTRVQFHQDQIQFLVVHETQLAIYEATKLEGLKQWCPRDSSAPISHATFSCDSQLIYASFLDATICVFSASNLRLRCRINPSAYLPASVSSNVQPLVIAAHPQEPNQFAVGLSDGGVHVFEPLESEGKWGVPPPIENGSASNVAATSVGPSSDQAQR; translated from the exons ATGTCGTCTCTTAGTAGGGAATTGGTGTTCTTGATCTTGCAGTTTCTCGATGAGGAAAAGTTCAAAGAGACTGTACACAA GCTTGAGCAGGAATCCGGGTTTTTCTTTAACATGAAATATTTTGAGGATGAAGTGCACAACGGGAATTGGGACGAGGTGGAGAAATACCTCTCCGGTTTCACCAAGGTGGATGATAATAGGTATTCTATGAAGATATTTTTTGAGATAAGGAAGCAGAAGTATCTGGAGGCTTTAGATAA GCATGACCGGTCTAAGGCAGTAGAAATATTAGTGAAGGATTTGAAAGTGTTTGCTACATTTAATGAAGAATTGTTCAAGGAAATCACACAGCTTCTGACGTTGGAAAACTTTAG GGAGAATGAACAATTGTCTAAGTACGGTGATACAAAGTCTGCACGAGCAATCATGTTGGTTGAGCTCAAAAAGCTCATCGAAGCAAATCCTTTATTTCGTGACAAATTGCAATTTCCCAACCTTAAAAACTCAAGGTTGCGGACTTTAATCAATcaaag CCTAAATTGGCAGCATCAACTTTGCAAGAATCCACGGCCAAATCCTGATATAAAAACACTTTTTGTGGATCATTCATGTGGACAACCAAATGGTGCACGAGCTCCTTCACCTGCTAATAACCCGTTACTAGGTGCCTTACCAAAGGCTGGAGGATTTCCTCCACTTGGTGCACATGGG CCTTTTCAACCTACGCCAGCACCAGTGCCAACACCCCTGGCTGGTTGGATGTCGAATCCTACCACTGTAGCACATGCCGCGGTTTCTGGAGGTGGAGCTATAGGTCTTGGTGCTCCATCTATGCCTG CTGCTTTGAAGCATCCTAGGACCCCTCCAACTAATCCTTCTGACTATCCATCTGGAGACTCAGAGCATGTTGCTAAGAGAACAAGGCCAATTGGAATTTCAGATGAG GTGAATCTACCTGTCAATGTGTTATCAGCAACATTCCCAGGTCATGGTCAACATAGTCAAGCATTTAATGCACCTGATGACATACCTAAGGCTGTTGTGCGAACTCTTAATCAGGGTTCATCTCCTATGAGCATGGACTTTCATCCAGTTCAACAATCTTTACTTCTTG TTGGTACAAATGTGGGGGACATTGCTTTGTGGGAGGTGGGTTCTAGGGAGCGCTTGGTCTCAAGGAACTTCAAAGTGTGGGATCTTAGTGCATGTTCAATGCCATTTCAG GCTGCTCTTGTTAAAGATCCGGGTGTTTCTGTCAACCGCGTGATTTGGAGTCCTGACGGTGCTTTATTTG GAGTTGCTTACTCAAGGCACATTGTTCAGATATACTCTTACCAAGGTGGGGATGAAATACGACATCACTTGGAG ATTGATGCTCATGTTGGTGGAGTGAATGATCTAGCATTTTCCCACCCAAATAAACAACTATGCGTGATAACTTGTGGTGATGATAAGACCATCAGG GTATGGGATGCTGCTTCGGGTGCAAAGCAGTATACATTTGAAGGTCATGAGGCTCCTGTTTATTCTGTCTGCCCACATCATAAAGAAAACATTCAG TTCATCTTTTCAACAGCATTAGATGGAAAAATAAAAGCATGGCTATATGACAATTTGGGATCTCGTGTTGATTATGAGGCTCCTGGTCGTTGGTGCACAACCATGGCTTATAGTGCTGATGGTACAAG GCTCTTTTCATGCGGGACAAGCAAAGATGGAGAATCCTCTATTGTTGAGTGGAATGAGAGTGAAGGGGCTGTGAAAAGGACTTATCAAGGATTTCGTAAGCGATCTTTGGGTGTTGTGCAATTTGATACCACCAAAAATCGATTTTTGGCAGCTGGTGATGATTTCTCCATCAAATTCTGGGATATGGATAATGTTCAGCTTTTGACAACTGTTGATGCTGATGGGGGTCTCCCT GCAAGCCCACGTATTCGTTTCAACAAGGATGGAACACTTTTAGCTGTGTCTGCAAATGAGAATGGAATCAAAATTTTAGCCAATGGGGATGGTATTCGTTTGTTGCGCACACTAGAGAATTCATTATATGATGCTTCAAGGGCATCAGAAGCCTTGACAAAG CCTACAATTAATCCAATTTCTGCCGCCGCTGCCGCCGCTGCCGCCGCTGCAACCAGTGCTGCACTGGCAGAGAGGGCTTCATCTGTAGTAGCTAttgctggaatg AATGGGGATACCCGAAACATGGGTGATGTTAAACCCAGAATAAGCGAAGAATCAAATGACAAATCAAAGGTATGGAAGCTCACTGAAATAAATGAACAATCTCAATGTAGATCCTTGAAGCTACCGGAGAATGTAAGAGTAACTAAG ATATCAAGGTTGATATATACAAATTCAGGTAATGCTATTCTGGCGTTAGCATCAAATGCCATTCACCTGCTGTGGAAATGGCAGCGAAATGAGCGTAACTCATCTGGCAAG GCCACTGCTACCTTGCAACCGCAGTTGTGGCAACCATCTAGTGGCATCCTGATGACAAATGACATTGCTGATAGCAATCCTGAGGATGCTGTACCCTGCTTTGCATTGTCCAAAAATGACTCATACGTAATGTCGGCATCAGGAGGGAAGATATCTCTGTTCAATATGATGACTTTTAAG ACTATGACAACATTCATGCCTCCACCACCTGCGGCAacctttcttgctttccatcctcaggataataatattattgctATAGGCATGGATGATTCCTCTATTCAAATATATAATGTCCGTGTTGATGAG GTTAAAAGTAAACTCAAAGGCCATACTAAAAGAATTACTGGTCTTGCTTTCTCTCATGTATTGAATGTATTAGTTTCATCTGGAGCAGATGCTCAG ATTTGTGTTTGGAACACTGATGGATGGGAAAAGCAGAAGTCTAGATTCTTGCAGCTTCCTCCCGGGAGGACACCACCGGCACAGTCAGATACCCGTGTACAGTTTCATCAAGATCAAATACAGTTCCTGGTTGTACATGAAACTCAGCTTGCCATTTATGAAGCAACAAAACTAGAAGGTCTAAAGCAG TGGTGTCCGCGAGATTCATCTGCACCAATATCGCATGCAACATTCTCCTGTGATAGCCAGCTTATATATGCCAGCTTTTTAGACGCAACAATCTGTGTATTTAGTGCTTCAAATCTCAGATTACGTTGTCGTATCAATCCTTCTGCATATCTTCCTGCAAGTGTCAG TTCCAACGTACAACCACTTGTAATTGCGGCTCACCCACAAGAGCCAAATCAGTTTGCTGTAGGACTGTCGGATGGTGGAGTTCATGTTTTTGAACCCCTTGAGTCTGAAGGCAAGTGGGGTGTGCCTCCTCCGATTGAGAATGGGTCAGCAAGCAATGTGGCAGCTACTTCTGTCGGACCTTCTTCAGATCAAGCTCAAAGATGA
- the LOC137819419 gene encoding uncharacterized protein: MDWFSWLSKTCLEPTLVYEYGLTFAHNELEEEDILYFNHEFLMSMGISIAKHRLEILKLARKVKGKRAPRPVARLMVAIKRTKRCLANYFRTFVSCEEESSALVVVPSSRTRPYGTRWKSHVMKRNKRLMVAKQERLLLTNGSPNTVVHGLDTFTTPMVYHSHKEQKMEADDDDEYWSSAATEEIRWDTLFQDLKPN; the protein is encoded by the coding sequence ATGGATTGGTTCTCATGGCTTTCCAAAACATGCCTTGAGCCAACCTTAGTGTATGAGTATGGCCTTACTTTTGCACACAATGAGCTTGAAGAAGAAGACATACTCTACTTCAACCATGAGTTTCTCATGAGCATGGGGATCTCCATAGCCAAACACAGGCTAGAGATTCTGAAGCTTGCAAGGAAAGTGAAGGGAAAGAGGGCACCACGCCCTGTGGCAAGGCTCATGGTGGCGATCAAGAGGACAAAGAGGTGCTTGGCCAATTACTTTAGGACGTTTGTGAGCTGTGAAGAAGAGTCATCAGCACTTGTTGTGGTGCCATCATCAAGAACAAGGCCTTATGGGACAAGATGGAAGAGTCATGTGATGAAGAGGAACAAAAGGTTGATGGTGGCTAAGCAAGAGAGGCTCTTGCTCACAAATGGAAGTCCTAACACTGTGGTGCATGGTCTTGATACTTTTACCACTCCCATGGTTTACCATTCCCACAAGGAGCAAAAAATGGAAgcagatgatgatgatgaatacTGGTCTTCAGCTGCTACAGAAGAAATCAGGTGGGATACCCTGTTTCAGGATCTAAAGCCCAATTGA